The DNA segment CCATTTTTTTCGCGTTTTCTTTACTCATGCCAGCATGCGGAGTCATTGGGATCTCTCCCCAATTACCTTTCCCACCATCAATAATTTTATTAGCAAGCATATCTAAATCACCTTCTGTGTATTTGTCCGCCACTTCCTGATAAGATGGCCCCACAACTCTTACATCCATTTTATGACAAGTTAGACAGTCAGCACCCTCAATAAGTGCAAGACCTTCATTTTTCCCTGCAGCTGCTGAATCTACAACCTTTGCAACAGGTTCTTCCAACATCACATTAGAGTCCATATTAGGATTAGCTTCTTTTTTACTACATGAAACGACTGCGATTAAAGCGACAATCATTAAATACTTTTTCATTTTTTTAAATTTTATATCTGTTTTATTTTCTGTAGCACAAATTTCACGATAATTATCATACTACGTATATGATTACGGTCATACCGATAATGTGCCAAACTGTAGTACTTTTGAACATACAAAAAAATAAATATTATGAAATCATTAAGAACAATTGCATTTGCAGCACTGGCTTTTACACTATTCTCTTGTGGAGGAGACAAGAAAACAGATTCTATTCCTTCAGGATCAGCAGAAACAACTGCAGCTACTAACAACGAAAGCACTGCTGAAATGGAAGCAACTGCGGCAAAGTATGACCCAAACAGAGGTTTAGGTAAACATGAAAACGTTGATGTATCTAAATTTGATCCAGCAATGGCTGCTGCAGGTAAAAAAGTTGCTGAAGTTAAATGTACTTCTTGCCACAAAACAACCGATGAAAAATTAGTTGGTCCAGGTTGGAAAGGGGTTACTACAAGACAAACACCAGCATGGATCATGAACTTTATTTCTAATCCAGATCCAATGATCGATGTAGATCCAGAATTACAAAAACAATTAGAACTTTGTTTGGTAAGAATGCCAAATCAAGGTCTTAGCGATACTGAAGCTAGAGAGGTTCTCGAATATATGAGAGAGATCGACGGCGCAAAATAATTTCCTCTATGATGAATGGTAAGTCATCATGTATTTACCATTCATCTTTCTTTTTTCTCTCTATTCTGAAAGAAATAATCAAATAATATATGAAAACTTACAAGAAAATTGGACTCGCTGCCTTTGCAGCGGTTAGTATTGTCGCATGTAAACCGAAGGGTACGGAAACAGCTGTTTCGGGTGATGCGGCACAGAAAGTTTACGTTGCTCCAGGCAAACATGATGAAGTAATGAGTTTCGTCAGCGGTGGCTTCAACGGTCAAATTAGTGTGGTTGGATTGCCAAGTGGTAGAACTTTGAAAATCGTTCCTGTATTTTCGGTTCACCCAGAAAATGGATATGGATTCAGTGAAGAAACCAAACCAATGCTCGAAACCTCTCACGGATTTATCCCTTGGGATGACCAACACCACCTTGCTTTGTCGCAAACAAACGGTGAAATTGACGGTAGATATTTATTTGCTAACGCGAATAATACGCCACGTGTTGCAAAAATTGACTTGAAAACTTTCAGAACGACGGAAATCCTTGAGATCCCAAACTCTGCAGGAAATCACTCATCTCCTTTCTTAACAGAAAACACCGAGTATGTTGTTGCAGGTACCCGTTTTGCAGTACCAGTTGATGGCCAAGGTGACGTTCCAATTGAATCTTTCAAAGAAAATTTCAAAGGTTACCTTTCTTTCATCGGAATTGGAAAAGAGGACGGAAAAATGGACATTACCTTCCAGATTGAAGCCCCAGGATTTAATTTTGACCTATCCCATGCAGGTAAAGGAAAATCTCACGGATGGTTTTTCTTCTCTTGCTATAACTCTGAACAGGCTAATACGCTACTTGAAGTAAATGCTTCTCAAAATGAGAAAGATTTTATCATGGCAGTGAACTGGAAGAAAGCTGAAGAATATCTGAAAGCAGGAAAAGCTAAAAAAATGGCGGTAGAATATGCTCACAATACATTTGATGAGTCTACCCAAATGGCGAAATCAGAAATTTTAAAAGAAGTATCCGTACTTTCTGCTAAAGAATTAAAAGACATCTGTTACTTAATTCCTTGTCCAAAATCTCCACACGGCTGTGATGTTGACCCAACAGGTGAGTATATCATTGGATCTGGTAAATTAGCAGCTTTAATTCCTGTATTCAGCTTTGATAAATTAATGAAAGCGATTGAAAAGAAAGATTTCTCTGGTGAATTTGATGGAATTCCAATTCTTAAATATGAATCAGTATTACACGGTGAAGTTCAAAAACCGGGTCTCGGACCACTCCACACAGAATTTGATGGAAAAGGAAATGCTTACACATCCATGTTCGTTTCTTCAGAAGTAGTGAAATGGGACATTAAAACTTGTAAAGTATTAGACAGAACACCTACGTTCTATTCTGTTGGTCACCTTATGGTTGTTGGCGGAGATACTAAAAAACCGTATGGAAAGTATTTAGTAGCTTATAACAAAATTACTAAAGACCGATATTTACCAACTGGACCTGAATTGGCACAATCTGCTCAATTATTTGACATCAGTGGTGATAAAATGAAACTGCTGCTAGATTTCCCAACCATTGGTGAACCGCATTATGCACAAGCAGGACCTGCCGAACTATTCACTAAAAACCAGGTAAAATTCTATAAACTGGCAGAAAACAAACATCCTTATGTAACTCGCGGAGAAGGTGAAAGTAAAGTGGTAAGGGAAGGAAATAAAGTTCACGTTTACATGACTTCTATCCGTTCTCACTTTGCACCAGATAATATAGAGGGAGTAAAAGTTGGTGACGAAGTTTACTTCCACGTAACGAATCTAGAACAGGACTGGGATGTTCCACATGGATTTGCAGTGAAAGGCGCACAAAACGCCGAACTCTTAATTATGCCAGGTGAAACAAGCACCCTTAAGTGGGTTCCAGTGAAACCAGGAATGTATCCAATGTACTGTACCGACTTCTGTTCTGCACTGCACCAGGAAATGCAGGGATATGTACGAGTATCTCCCGCAGGTAGCAATACCCCACTTATATATTCTTTGAATAATAAGAAAGACAACGCACAGAGCCCAGTGAAAGAAGGTGAAACAAAGTAAAGTTTATAACTAAAAGGGCAGTTTCACTGCCCTTTTTTCATTTAATGAGATAAATCATTTTGTAATCATAAACACATTGATTCTTCAATAAATGAACGAACTTTACTAAAGAGAAATCATTTACGATCATCACCTCAAATTAAAAAAATGAAAACACAAAACTTAAACAAATGGACTAAAGTCCTGCTTATCATTTTAGGCATAGGCCTGGTTACCGCGATTTTTGTACCCATCTGGTCCATCTATCTGAATGCGCCACAATATCCCGAAGGTCTAGCCATGTTCATCCACTCCAATAAAATTAGTGGTGAATTTCAGATCATCAATGGACTGAATCATTATATTGGAATGAAAGAAATTCATGCAGATGAATTCTGGGAGTTTAAAGTCTTACCTTACGCTCTCGCCTTTTTTGCCGCACTTTGCTTCTTAGCGACATTTTTAAACAGTCGAAAAATTCTCTACGCTTTGACGGGGATCTTCTTAACTTTTGGAGTTGGATTCGTATTTGATTTTTGGAGATGGCTATACGACTACGGACATAATCTAAACCCCCATGCGGCGATTATCGTACCGGGAATGTCTTATCAACCACCCCTACTTGGCTACAAACAATTATTAAATTTTGAAGTATGGTCTTATCCTAATATTGGCGGTGGGATCATGATAGGAGCTGGCGTTATTTTGATTATCTTAGCCTTTGTAGAATTTAGAATCGCTAAAAAAGCAATTTAAAACGTCAACATTCAATAAAACAAAATTAAAATTATGAAGTTATTTAGAAACTCAATTATTGCGGCTAGTATGATAACCTTAGTTGCTTGTGCAGAAAAAGGTCCTCAAGAAATTTCAGTCGGTAAAGACCAATGTGATAATTGCAAAATGACCATTTCTGAACCTAAGTATGCTACCCAATTATTAACAGAAAAAGGCAGACTTTATAAATTTGATGACATCAGCTGTCTTCAGGACTATGAGATTTCTAATGCAGAAACGACGGTTAATGCTAAAACTTACGTTGCCGATTTTCCCACAGGAGATTTTTTTGAAACAAATACTGCGACTTTAATTAAAGGAGGCGAAATTAAAAGTCCAATGGGCGGAAATACGCAAGCATTTAAAGATAAATCTACCGCTGAAAAAGCTGCCGCTTCATTGGGAGCTACTCTTGTCACAAAATAAATAGCTGCAAACTTGTAATTTTTTCCAATTACGGTTAGTATGAAATATGAAAAACACCATCACTTTCTTTTTACTTTTGTTTTTACCGGTTTTAGCATTCTCAGCTACTTTGAAAGTCGGTAAAGGTGAGCAGTTTACTTCCATAAAATTAGCTGTCGCCGCCGCAAAGAGCGGCGATACCATTTTGGTGTATAAAGGACTTTACAAAGAAGGAACGATAGATCTTGAAAAATCCTTGACCTTAATCGGAATTGACAGGCCCATTATCGACGGTAACCTTGAGGGTGAAATTATCACTCTGCGAGCAGATCACATCGTTTTAAAAGGTTTTAAATTAATAAACAGCGGAAGAGATGAAATCCGAAGTGTGGCCGCGATACACATTTATAGCAGTGCAGATTCCGTAATTGATAATAATATTTTGGAAAATAATCATTTCGGAATTTACGTTCAAAGAGGAATACGCTGCCTAATAAGCAACAACAAGATCACCACCAACCGCGGAACCTCAGAAGAAAACATTGGTGACGGGATTCATCTTTTAGGAAGCAGGGAGATCTGGGTGAAAAACAACTATATCACAGGACACAAAGATGGGATCTATCTTGAAAAGAATGTGAAGTGTTACGTTTATCATAACCTTTCGCGCGCTAATCTTCGATATGGTTTACACTTTATGTTCTCAAACGACAGTGTTTACACTTCCAATGTTTTTGATAATAACGGTGCCGGAGTTGCGGTCATGTACGCTATGAACGTGAGTATGTACAATAATAAATTCATTAATAACTGGGGAGACAGTGTTTTCGGTCTTTTATTAAAAGAAATTTCTTACAGTAAGATCAAAGGCAATGTATTCCAAAGCAACACAACCGGAATTTTTGCAGATGGTGCCACCAAAATTGATTTTTATAATAATCAGTTTGAAGATAATGGCTGGGCGATAAAAATAAATTCTAACTGCATGGAAAATCGGGTGATGAGAAATGATTTTATTAATAATACTTTTGACATTAGTACTAACGGGTCCACGGTAATGAATGATTTTAGATTGAATTACTGGGACAAATATGAAGGATATGATCTGAACAAAGATAAAATAGGAGATATTCCTTTTCATCCACTTAGTTTATATTCTGTTTTGGTAGAACAAAACCCATCCGTCATGTTATTATTTAGAAGTTTCCTTGTTGACATGCTCGATAGGACAGAGAAAATATTACCAAGCCTTACCCCAGAAAGTTTTGTTGATGATCAACCATTAATGAAACCCGTAAATTATAAAACAGATTCGTAATAATCGAATATTCAACTACAGAAAGCGATGTTTACAACATCTTAATGCTATGATTGAAATTAAAAATTTAACTAAGAAATTCAATAAATTCACCGCTTTGAATGATATCAACTTGTCGTTTCAAAATGGACATTCTATTGCGTTAATTGGACCCAACGGTTGTGGAAAAACAACTCTGATAAAATGTATTCTGGGATTAAATGTCGTAATAGATGGTGACATCCTGGTGGATGGAAGAAGCGTAAAAGAAGATTACAAATATCGTGAGATTATCGGGTATATGCCGCAGATCGGCCGTTATCCTGAAAACATGACAATTGAAGAAACGATCAAGATGATTAAAGATACCCGAAAAAATACGGATGCTGATCTTGACACCGAACTTCTGGACGCCTTTGAACTCAGAGAAATTTACGACAAAAAAATGCGCACTCTTTCAGGTGGAACTACGCAGAAGGTAAGTGCTGTTCTGGCATTCTTGTTTAATCCAAAAGTGATCATTCTAGACGAACCCACCGCTGGTTTGGATCCCTTGGCGACTGAGATCCTGAAAAACAAAATCATTAAAGAAAAAAATAAAGGCAAATTGATTATCATTACCTCTCACTTATTGAGTGAATTAGATGATATTATTACTGAAATTGTTTTCATGAATGAGGCAAAAGTGGTCGTTCACCAATCTGTTGAAGAGTTAAAAGAACAGACGAACACTGCAAAAATTTCTGACGGAATTATTTCCATCTTAAAAAGCATGAAGAAATGAATAAAATAGCGCGTTTTATCTTATTTGATATTTTAAAAAATAAAATTGTCATCCTGTACACCATTTTACTTTTTATCATTTCCTGGTCGGTGCTGGGTTTAGAAAATAATTTTACGAAGGCAACTTTAAGCTTATTAAATGTCGTTTTACTGGTTGTTCCTTTAGTAAGCATTATATTTTCTACAATTTATGTTTATAACAGCAGTCAATTTATTGAGTTACTTTTGAGTCAGCCTGTACCAAGAGGAAAAGTATGGTTTAATTTATTCCTGGGATTATCCACTGCATTAATATTTGCTTTTTTGATTGGTTGTGGAATTCCGATCTTGCTCTATTCTTCGATTGAAACTGGTGCATCTTTATTGATTACCGGGATTTTTCTTACGGTTATATTTACTTCTCTGGCAATGTTGGCCGCTATTTACAGTAGAGACCGAGCAAAAGGAATTGGTATTTCTATTTTCATCTGGATGTTCTTTGCAATTATTTATGACGGTATTTTACTTGTATTGATGTTTCAATTTGCAGACTATCCAATAGAAGGAATTATGGCAACGTTAGCAGCAGTTAACCCCATCGGACTATCCAGAATCTTCGTTCTTTTACAGTTAGAAGTGGCAGCAATGCTGGGGCAGGCAGGTGCAATTTTCAAGCAGGTTTTCGGATCAGGAGGTGGAATGGTTATCTCACTCATCATTTTAGCGATCTGGACTTTAGTGCCGTTTCTTTGGTCTTTAATTATGTTTAATAAAAAAGATCTTTAAACCTGTTCGATTGCTGTTTCCGAGCTGATAAAACTCATCCAATTAATGGGTTACAATGTGATTGCAGTCATAAGTTAATACTTCATTTTCAACTTAATTTTATAGTATAATTAAAGCACACGCTCAGTGTTCTAAGATTAAAAATATAACAATTAGAATCAATACTATGAAAAAGTCAATCATGTTGCTTGCAGTTATTTCACTCGCATTCTCTTCTTGCAACCAGAGTGAGGCAGCAACAACAGCCACTACCGAAACTTCAGAAACCGTGGGTGCAGGTCAGGAAGCAGTACAAGATGATGACAGTGCGCCAGATATTGTAAAATTAGCCGCTGGAAATGCAGATCTATCAACTTTAGTCGCTGGAGTAAAAGCAGCCGGCTTAGCAACTTCATTAAGTAATGCAGGACCATTTACGGTCTTTGCACCGACTAATGCTGCATTTGATAATTTACCTGCGGGAACATTAGAAGATCTACTGAAACCTGAAAATGTAGATAAACTGAATGACATTTTAAGCCACCATACTTACGTAGGCGTGATTAAAACAGACCAATTAACAGACGGACAAAATCTTGGTATGGTAGATGGAAAACCAATCAGTATTAAGATCGTAGATGGAAAGCCAGTTGTAAATGGCACCATTAATATTATTGCATCAGTACCCGCTTCTAATGGAATCGTTCACGTTATTGACAGCGTAATTCTACCGAACTAAGAAAAAAGTAATAGTTTAAATTTAATGTTTGAAACACTTCCCGAATTTATTTCAGGAGGTGTTTTTTATGTTGATTTCTTTCTTAAACTGACCAAAATCAGCAGCAAAGAGAACATCATTAATAGAGAAACTCCAAGTAATATTTCTGGCGCAAAAGGAACAGCGATATATTTAATTGAAAAAATTCCCATTACTCCTAATACCGCTTCATTTAAAAAAATTCCCAAGAGCAGCAGTTTTAAGCCCCTAGTAACTGGCTTGGTGATTTTGAAGACGTTGGTTGCCAGAATGTGATTAATTAGAAATACTGAAATACACATCAACAGAATTAAATGCAAGTAAGCGATAACTACATTTCTGAAGCCAAATGCAAACTGGCTTAATGCGGGAACGTTAGAACCTAATTGCAAAAGTGTTTTCATAAAGAACGCGAATCCTACGTACATTAAAACGAATCTCTGCAACGCCGAAAAGTGAACCACAACGTGACCCCAATTTCTTTTGACCATTTGGTAAATTTTTATCGCCCCAATTGTTTGTGAAATGGATGCTAAGATAATTGCAATAATGATCCATAATGGTAATTTCATATACAATACTGAAAGACCAAAACCAACAAGGCAACCAAAAAACATCAACCAAAATATCAAATTATTTTCTTTGGGGGAAATTTCTGCACCAATTTTTCTTAAGGAATGAATTAGTAATCCAATACAACTAAAAAGGAAAAATCCATTGTATTGAAAGTGAAGATAGTAATAAGACGAGCCCAAATAAAGCATCTGCGTCACATTACCCGACATCATCATATAACTAAGCATAAAGACTCCAGCAGAAGAAATAACCGCAAAAAACAAGCCTGCAATAAACCAAGGTTTAGCCAAATCGGATTTGCCTTTTAAATCACGGACTAAGAAAAAGAAGAAAACAAAACTTGTTAACAATGCGGCAGTTGATGCTGCTATGGATAGCCAATAATAACCGCTGTAAACAAAACTCGGTATCATAATAAAGGCAGAAACAGCATTAATGACCAACAAGATCTGGTATTTCTTCAACTGTCTTTCGGGAAGGATTCCGACCAAATAACGAATAATTAAGACATAAATTATTTGGGTAATCCAACCATAAAAGGCAAAATGAGAATGCGCTTCCTGTACATGTTTTTGATCGACGATTGGCAAGGAGAAAGCAATTTTATATCGCATAAGAACCCCTAAAACTGAAACTAACAAGAAATTAAGAACTGAAAACCTCAACCAAAATGTAATATTCTTCATCCTTCAAAATTATTATAAATATAATTAATAGACTATGACTACCATCACCTCCTAAATGAAAATTTTTCCATTTACAATCTCCAGTTTCCCTTCCTTTTCCATCTTTTTGATGGCCCGGATCACTGTCTCTATTCGAAGTCCCGTCATGTGAGAGATTTCTTTTCGAGTCATTTCTACCATCACTTTATCAGTAGTCTTACCATAGTCTCTTTTATAATCACGGAGTTGTAAAAGAATGCGATCTTCTGGATTAAAAAGTACGATCTGTTTTAATAACTGGCTTTTTTTAATGGATTTTCGCGCAACAGAAAGGGTAAATTCAAAAAGTTTTTCAGGGTGGGATTTTAAATAATCGATCAGGGAATCTCTTTTTATGCGTACTATTTCAACTTTGTCTGAACACACTTCTACGTTTCCAGGAAAAGGCTCACCTAAAAGAACAGCTGGTTCCGCAAAAAAATGTCCGCTTTTGACCTTGTGTTGTAAAAGCTCTTTACCTTTTTCGGTTAAATTGGATACTGACAATTCGCCTTGTTTTAAATAGTAAAACCACTCTGAACAATCACCTTCATTTAAAACCATATCACCTTTGTAATATCTTTTAAATTCAGCGTTAGTTACTTCCACCAAATCATCATCTAGTACAAAACCCATAAAATTTCTTTCTATTTCCTCAAATATACCAAAGTTTTTAGATATTTTCAAAAAGCAGGATAATTAGTTACCTTATTAACAGTAACCATTCTATAAAGCATTTTGAAATTCTTACTTTTGAGTTTATAAACCAGCTACAATGTCAAACCACTTTAATCCCCGAGATATCACCTGGCTTTCATTTAATGAAAGAGTTTTGCAGGAAGCCATGGATCCAAACGTTCCCTTACAAATGCGTATCCGTTTTCTGGGAATCTTCTCTAATAATCTGGACGAGTTTTTTCGGGTTCGGGTTGCAGGATTAAAAAGAGCAATGGATTTTAAGGATAAGTACATTACAGAATCTTTCTACCAACCACCAACAAAAATCTTACAGCGAATTAATAATATTGTCATAAAACAGCAACAGAATTTTGATAAAACATGGAAGAAGATTCAAGTAGAAATGGCAAGCCAGAAAGTTTTCATCAAAACATCGAAAAACCTAACAAACGACCAGAAAAAATTTGTAGTTTCTTATTTTGATGAGATCGTGGAAAGTAATGTAATCCCAATTCTTCTGAATGAAAATTCTGCAATGCCCTATTTGCGTGACAAATCTCTTTACTTAGGTGTTGCGATGAGAAAAAAGGAACTTCAGTATGAAAGTAAATTTGCGATCATTGAAATTCCGTCACGCCTTGTTGGGAGATTCGTTCTGCTGCCTTCCGAAAAAAATGAAAAAAATGTGATGTTATTGGAAGATGTCATTATTTACAATTTACCCCATATATTTTCTTACTTCGGGTATGAAGAATTTGAAGCTCATTGTTTTAAAGTAACGAAAGATGCTGAGTTTGACTTAGATAACGATATCAAAACTACACTCGCACAAAAGATTGAGAAAGGAGTGAAATCCCGACGAAAAGGAAAACCAACGCGTTTTGTTTTTGATAAAGAAATGGATAAAGCTTTACTGGAGTTTTTAATTCGGAAATTACATTTAACTAAAAAAGACAGCATCATTCCAGGAAGTAAAATTCATAATTTTCGGCATTTCATGGAGTTCCCAGACGTTTTTGAAGCCTACGAAAAACCGAAAGAACGAACTTCATTCGATCATCCTGATTTTTTTGGATCAAGAGTAACGGACGTCATTCAAAATAAAGACATTCTGTTAACCTTCCCTTATCATAATTACACGCCAGTTATCGATTTACTACGCGAATCCGCGATGGATCCAGACGTGAAATCAATACAGATTACTGCGTATCGTTTGGCAAGCAATTCTAAAATTATAAATGCACTTATTAATGCAGTTAGAAATGGCAAAGAAGTAACGGTAATGCTTGAACTCCGAGCGAGATTTGATGAGGAAAATAATTTGAAATGGAAAGAAATACTGGAACAGGAAGGAGTAAAAGTACTCGTCGGAATTCCCAATAAAAAGGTTCATGCAAAACTTTGTGTGATTAAAAAGCGCTCGCAGAATAAAACCTTACAATATGGATTTGTTAGTACTGGGAACTTTAATGAAAAGACAGCAAAAATTTATGGAGATCATTTATTAATGACTTCAGACCGGGGCATTATGGCGGACATAAATAAGGTTTTTAATGTTCTACGGAAACCTAAACAGGATATCATGCCACAACTGAAATCTTGTAAGAAGCTGGTGCTTTGCCCCGATCTGATGCG comes from the Chryseobacterium sp. SNU WT5 genome and includes:
- a CDS encoding ABC transporter ATP-binding protein; the protein is MIEIKNLTKKFNKFTALNDINLSFQNGHSIALIGPNGCGKTTLIKCILGLNVVIDGDILVDGRSVKEDYKYREIIGYMPQIGRYPENMTIEETIKMIKDTRKNTDADLDTELLDAFELREIYDKKMRTLSGGTTQKVSAVLAFLFNPKVIILDEPTAGLDPLATEILKNKIIKEKNKGKLIIITSHLLSELDDIITEIVFMNEAKVVVHQSVEELKEQTNTAKISDGIISILKSMKK
- a CDS encoding fasciclin domain-containing protein, whose amino-acid sequence is MKKSIMLLAVISLAFSSCNQSEAATTATTETSETVGAGQEAVQDDDSAPDIVKLAAGNADLSTLVAGVKAAGLATSLSNAGPFTVFAPTNAAFDNLPAGTLEDLLKPENVDKLNDILSHHTYVGVIKTDQLTDGQNLGMVDGKPISIKIVDGKPVVNGTINIIASVPASNGIVHVIDSVILPN
- a CDS encoding nitrous oxide reductase family maturation protein NosD, producing the protein MKNTITFFLLLFLPVLAFSATLKVGKGEQFTSIKLAVAAAKSGDTILVYKGLYKEGTIDLEKSLTLIGIDRPIIDGNLEGEIITLRADHIVLKGFKLINSGRDEIRSVAAIHIYSSADSVIDNNILENNHFGIYVQRGIRCLISNNKITTNRGTSEENIGDGIHLLGSREIWVKNNYITGHKDGIYLEKNVKCYVYHNLSRANLRYGLHFMFSNDSVYTSNVFDNNGAGVAVMYAMNVSMYNNKFINNWGDSVFGLLLKEISYSKIKGNVFQSNTTGIFADGATKIDFYNNQFEDNGWAIKINSNCMENRVMRNDFINNTFDISTNGSTVMNDFRLNYWDKYEGYDLNKDKIGDIPFHPLSLYSVLVEQNPSVMLLFRSFLVDMLDRTEKILPSLTPESFVDDQPLMKPVNYKTDS
- a CDS encoding c-type cytochrome → MKKYLMIVALIAVVSCSKKEANPNMDSNVMLEEPVAKVVDSAAAGKNEGLALIEGADCLTCHKMDVRVVGPSYQEVADKYTEGDLDMLANKIIDGGKGNWGEIPMTPHAGMSKENAKKMVEYIMTLKK
- a CDS encoding nitrous oxide reductase accessory protein NosL, with the translated sequence MKLFRNSIIAASMITLVACAEKGPQEISVGKDQCDNCKMTISEPKYATQLLTEKGRLYKFDDISCLQDYEISNAETTVNAKTYVADFPTGDFFETNTATLIKGGEIKSPMGGNTQAFKDKSTAEKAAASLGATLVTK
- a CDS encoding c-type cytochrome is translated as MKSLRTIAFAALAFTLFSCGGDKKTDSIPSGSAETTAATNNESTAEMEATAAKYDPNRGLGKHENVDVSKFDPAMAAAGKKVAEVKCTSCHKTTDEKLVGPGWKGVTTRQTPAWIMNFISNPDPMIDVDPELQKQLELCLVRMPNQGLSDTEAREVLEYMREIDGAK
- the ppk1 gene encoding polyphosphate kinase 1, giving the protein MSNHFNPRDITWLSFNERVLQEAMDPNVPLQMRIRFLGIFSNNLDEFFRVRVAGLKRAMDFKDKYITESFYQPPTKILQRINNIVIKQQQNFDKTWKKIQVEMASQKVFIKTSKNLTNDQKKFVVSYFDEIVESNVIPILLNENSAMPYLRDKSLYLGVAMRKKELQYESKFAIIEIPSRLVGRFVLLPSEKNEKNVMLLEDVIIYNLPHIFSYFGYEEFEAHCFKVTKDAEFDLDNDIKTTLAQKIEKGVKSRRKGKPTRFVFDKEMDKALLEFLIRKLHLTKKDSIIPGSKIHNFRHFMEFPDVFEAYEKPKERTSFDHPDFFGSRVTDVIQNKDILLTFPYHNYTPVIDLLRESAMDPDVKSIQITAYRLASNSKIINALINAVRNGKEVTVMLELRARFDEENNLKWKEILEQEGVKVLVGIPNKKVHAKLCVIKKRSQNKTLQYGFVSTGNFNEKTAKIYGDHLLMTSDRGIMADINKVFNVLRKPKQDIMPQLKSCKKLVLCPDLMREKIIDHISKEIEEAKASRKALIIVKVNSLSDRALIKALYDAAKAGVVVKMIVRGIYCAINQKDFKQKITAISIVDEYLEHSRIMYFYNKGHEDVYISSADWMTRNLDYRIEAAAKITQKNLKKEIKDQLEIQLNDNVKARILDKRLKNDYVTAGKVPIRSQVETFHYLKNKTISH
- a CDS encoding Crp/Fnr family transcriptional regulator, coding for MGFVLDDDLVEVTNAEFKRYYKGDMVLNEGDCSEWFYYLKQGELSVSNLTEKGKELLQHKVKSGHFFAEPAVLLGEPFPGNVEVCSDKVEIVRIKRDSLIDYLKSHPEKLFEFTLSVARKSIKKSQLLKQIVLFNPEDRILLQLRDYKRDYGKTTDKVMVEMTRKEISHMTGLRIETVIRAIKKMEKEGKLEIVNGKIFI
- a CDS encoding ABC transporter permease subunit — protein: MNKIARFILFDILKNKIVILYTILLFIISWSVLGLENNFTKATLSLLNVVLLVVPLVSIIFSTIYVYNSSQFIELLLSQPVPRGKVWFNLFLGLSTALIFAFLIGCGIPILLYSSIETGASLLITGIFLTVIFTSLAMLAAIYSRDRAKGIGISIFIWMFFAIIYDGILLVLMFQFADYPIEGIMATLAAVNPIGLSRIFVLLQLEVAAMLGQAGAIFKQVFGSGGGMVISLIILAIWTLVPFLWSLIMFNKKDL
- the nosZ gene encoding Sec-dependent nitrous-oxide reductase: MKTYKKIGLAAFAAVSIVACKPKGTETAVSGDAAQKVYVAPGKHDEVMSFVSGGFNGQISVVGLPSGRTLKIVPVFSVHPENGYGFSEETKPMLETSHGFIPWDDQHHLALSQTNGEIDGRYLFANANNTPRVAKIDLKTFRTTEILEIPNSAGNHSSPFLTENTEYVVAGTRFAVPVDGQGDVPIESFKENFKGYLSFIGIGKEDGKMDITFQIEAPGFNFDLSHAGKGKSHGWFFFSCYNSEQANTLLEVNASQNEKDFIMAVNWKKAEEYLKAGKAKKMAVEYAHNTFDESTQMAKSEILKEVSVLSAKELKDICYLIPCPKSPHGCDVDPTGEYIIGSGKLAALIPVFSFDKLMKAIEKKDFSGEFDGIPILKYESVLHGEVQKPGLGPLHTEFDGKGNAYTSMFVSSEVVKWDIKTCKVLDRTPTFYSVGHLMVVGGDTKKPYGKYLVAYNKITKDRYLPTGPELAQSAQLFDISGDKMKLLLDFPTIGEPHYAQAGPAELFTKNQVKFYKLAENKHPYVTRGEGESKVVREGNKVHVYMTSIRSHFAPDNIEGVKVGDEVYFHVTNLEQDWDVPHGFAVKGAQNAELLIMPGETSTLKWVPVKPGMYPMYCTDFCSALHQEMQGYVRVSPAGSNTPLIYSLNNKKDNAQSPVKEGETK